The following are from one region of the Fibrobacter sp. UWEL genome:
- the folK gene encoding 2-amino-4-hydroxy-6-hydroxymethyldihydropteridine diphosphokinase, which translates to MNSLERVFVALGTNLPNRSRHLSEGRQMLKKVSSGEWLESPIYETPPVGPEGQGPYFNQVVSFLYSGTAEQMLFYLKGSEFILGRKDRGHWNSREIDLDLLYFGSQTCEGRLIVPHSQITNRQFVLVPLNDIAPNWMDPRTGLSVGNMLASLLEKEEKLSFRVITSEEP; encoded by the coding sequence GTGAATTCTTTAGAAAGAGTATTTGTTGCTCTAGGGACAAATCTTCCCAACCGTTCCCGTCATTTGAGCGAAGGTCGCCAAATGTTGAAGAAGGTGTCTTCGGGGGAATGGCTGGAAAGCCCGATTTACGAAACTCCTCCGGTAGGTCCGGAAGGTCAGGGTCCCTATTTCAACCAGGTGGTCAGCTTCCTGTATTCTGGAACTGCTGAACAAATGCTCTTCTATCTGAAGGGTTCGGAATTTATTCTCGGTCGAAAGGATAGGGGACACTGGAACTCAAGGGAGATTGATCTGGACCTGCTTTATTTTGGCAGCCAGACCTGCGAGGGAAGGTTGATCGTTCCCCATTCCCAAATAACGAATAGGCAGTTTGTGTTGGTACCATTGAATGACATCGCTCCCAACTGGATGGACCCGAGGACGGGGCTTTCCGTGGGAAACATGCTGGCGTCCCTTCTTGAAAAAGAAGAAAAGCTGTCCTTTCGCGTGATTACCTCGGAGGAACCCTAG
- a CDS encoding DNA translocase FtsK, producing the protein MGEIVPNVVTMLFGKVAVILFTFALMAWGVTLAFSGKILRYSLGLSFLTLNISFLLSLRGYGLSGVKSDVLLENGGFVGQFFTQNVWYSIFGKASAAAPLGILVLTLALILILSFGLRPRHFSFLVKGSRWMSSLARKKDVEDVEPVEATIVEPNRKKSKEFVEEPVATNRKGIYMDDNTVFLEPDEFKIKRKGVLAPFNGRKNWLDQDMSLESVSGMPGDEVVVDKDTFVKGAETMATAASEGSTAAGGEYDKNEDPEIRRLEEYLRQNIRKMNALEIVEVKEKISALRRAGDLIAWEKDRKGRMQVKGDVRRDGAAIEPTVPPQAASEEPAAPMTAPMAAPVAAGASPVTGRNTVLSKNILRKNDGAVAAEMAAEVAADEPAVENTKPAINAEDLLGGDGAATEFRSAPENEDDTFAPVVYGADDDEPQDNVEFQDKTLVPSGNSMAGARAASIPPREPTAYDEYKVPSISDILNDHEAQTADYTEDELNAIGKMLEEKLENFKVKGRVIGCETGPMITRFEVEPGPGVKVSRFTALQEDLAMPLRVSSVRILAPIPGKAAVGIEIPNRKFQTVFSKDVFESEKFAPTPEKIQVALGKDITGEAFTMDLAKAPHLLIAGQTGSGKSVCINALMASMLFSKTPDELRMILVDPKAVELKMYENIPHLLAPVITKPEIAIQALQWLCYEMDRRTEVLATAKVRNIGGFNAKFEAGELPDDIPDEDKGHRMPFIVVIIDEMADLMMVAGKEIEKSVARLAAKARAVGIHLVLATQRPSVKVITGIIKANLPTRISFKVASQIDARTVMDHAGAEKLLGRGDMLFKAVNDPDPVRVHGAFLSDEEAEKLADACSNQNVYYPQVESFDVSEGVDGDDDGEGGKQLGKLDPLLFDVACWAIEVSGLSTSAVQRHFSVGYSRAGKIVDQLYGLGVCGPSKGNSKPRAMLVGMDELMQMERSGTFR; encoded by the coding sequence TTGGGAGAAATTGTACCCAATGTTGTAACCATGCTGTTTGGCAAGGTTGCCGTCATTCTCTTTACCTTTGCCTTGATGGCCTGGGGCGTGACCCTTGCTTTCTCGGGCAAGATTCTGCGTTATTCCCTTGGCCTTTCTTTTCTGACTCTGAATATTTCGTTCCTGCTTTCTCTCAGAGGGTATGGCCTGTCTGGCGTAAAAAGTGATGTTCTCCTGGAAAACGGCGGCTTTGTGGGCCAGTTCTTTACCCAGAATGTGTGGTACTCCATTTTCGGTAAGGCATCGGCTGCCGCCCCCCTGGGAATTCTTGTCCTTACTCTCGCCTTGATCCTCATCCTTTCCTTTGGCCTTCGCCCCAGACATTTCAGCTTCCTGGTAAAGGGATCCCGCTGGATGTCTAGTCTAGCAAGGAAAAAGGACGTTGAGGATGTGGAACCTGTGGAAGCGACCATCGTGGAGCCTAACCGCAAAAAGTCCAAGGAGTTCGTCGAAGAACCTGTGGCAACCAACCGCAAGGGTATTTACATGGATGACAATACGGTCTTCCTGGAACCCGACGAATTCAAGATCAAGCGCAAGGGAGTTCTTGCTCCCTTCAATGGCCGTAAGAACTGGCTGGATCAGGATATGAGTCTGGAAAGCGTTTCCGGGATGCCTGGCGATGAAGTGGTCGTGGATAAGGACACCTTCGTAAAGGGCGCGGAAACGATGGCTACTGCAGCATCCGAAGGTTCTACCGCTGCGGGCGGCGAATACGACAAGAACGAAGACCCCGAAATCCGTAGATTGGAAGAATATTTGCGTCAGAACATTCGCAAGATGAATGCTCTGGAAATTGTGGAAGTGAAGGAAAAGATTTCCGCCCTTCGTCGTGCCGGCGACCTGATTGCCTGGGAAAAGGACCGCAAGGGACGTATGCAGGTAAAGGGTGATGTCCGTCGTGATGGCGCTGCTATTGAACCGACTGTTCCACCTCAGGCTGCGTCCGAGGAACCTGCCGCTCCAATGACTGCGCCGATGGCCGCTCCTGTGGCTGCCGGGGCAAGTCCCGTAACGGGCCGCAATACGGTTTTGAGCAAGAACATCCTTCGAAAGAATGATGGTGCAGTTGCAGCTGAAATGGCTGCCGAAGTTGCTGCTGACGAACCTGCTGTGGAAAATACTAAGCCAGCGATTAACGCAGAAGACCTGCTGGGTGGGGATGGTGCCGCTACTGAGTTTAGAAGCGCTCCCGAAAATGAGGATGATACTTTTGCGCCTGTAGTTTATGGCGCCGACGATGATGAACCTCAGGATAACGTGGAATTCCAGGACAAGACCTTGGTTCCTTCCGGAAATTCCATGGCGGGAGCTCGCGCTGCTAGCATTCCCCCGCGGGAACCTACTGCATATGATGAGTATAAGGTTCCGTCCATCTCCGACATTCTGAACGATCATGAAGCCCAGACCGCCGATTATACGGAAGACGAACTGAACGCCATCGGTAAGATGCTGGAAGAAAAGCTGGAAAACTTCAAGGTGAAGGGCCGTGTCATCGGTTGCGAAACGGGCCCCATGATTACCCGCTTTGAAGTGGAGCCGGGTCCTGGTGTTAAGGTAAGCCGCTTTACCGCCTTGCAGGAAGATTTGGCCATGCCTCTGCGTGTGTCCTCCGTCCGTATCCTGGCGCCCATTCCCGGTAAGGCCGCCGTAGGTATTGAAATTCCCAATCGTAAGTTCCAGACGGTATTCAGTAAGGATGTGTTCGAAAGCGAAAAGTTCGCTCCCACTCCGGAAAAGATTCAGGTGGCCTTGGGTAAGGATATTACCGGCGAAGCATTCACCATGGATCTGGCAAAGGCTCCTCACTTGCTGATTGCTGGTCAGACGGGTTCTGGTAAGTCCGTCTGTATTAACGCTCTCATGGCAAGTATGCTGTTCAGTAAGACTCCCGACGAACTCCGCATGATTCTTGTGGACCCGAAGGCTGTGGAACTGAAGATGTACGAAAATATCCCGCACCTCTTGGCGCCTGTGATTACCAAACCCGAAATTGCCATTCAGGCTTTGCAATGGCTCTGTTATGAAATGGACCGCCGTACCGAAGTGCTTGCAACGGCAAAGGTTCGTAACATCGGTGGTTTTAACGCCAAGTTTGAAGCGGGCGAACTTCCCGATGATATTCCGGACGAAGACAAGGGCCATCGCATGCCGTTTATCGTGGTGATTATCGACGAAATGGCGGATCTCATGATGGTTGCCGGTAAGGAGATTGAAAAGTCCGTAGCCCGCCTGGCTGCTAAGGCTCGTGCGGTGGGCATTCATCTGGTCCTTGCAACTCAGCGTCCGTCTGTGAAGGTGATTACGGGTATTATCAAGGCCAACCTGCCTACTCGAATTAGCTTTAAGGTGGCATCCCAGATTGATGCCCGTACTGTGATGGATCACGCCGGCGCCGAAAAGTTGCTGGGCCGTGGCGACATGCTGTTCAAGGCTGTGAACGATCCTGATCCGGTTCGCGTCCATGGTGCATTCCTCAGCGATGAGGAAGCGGAAAAGCTGGCAGATGCTTGCTCTAACCAGAACGTCTACTATCCTCAGGTCGAATCCTTCGATGTTTCCGAAGGTGTGGATGGGGATGACGATGGGGAAGGCGGCAAGCAGCTGGGTAAGCTTGATCCCCTGCTCTTTGACGTGGCCTGCTGGGCAATTGAAGTCAGTGGTCTTTCCACTTCCGCAGTGCAGCGCCACTTTAGTGTGGGGTATAGCCGTGCCGGTAAGATTGTTGACCAGCTCTACGGCTTGGGCGTTTGCGGCCCCAGTAAGGGAAACTCTAAACCTCGTGCCATGCTGGTAGGGATGGATGAACTGATGCAGATGGAACGATCTGGAACCTTTAGATAA
- a CDS encoding deoxynucleoside kinase: MLTEKGVHFLAIEGVIGVGKSSLAQIIAERWKAVLIEENFAENPFLEKFYQNKEAYAFQTQLFFLLDRHKQLQNSALQSDLFHDLLVSDYTYEKDQIFAAQNLQESEYAMYEQVANTLNKGVPHPDLVVYLQASVPTLLDRIHGRGRAMEKSIEASYLKALMDRYDHHFWNYPYAPVLIINTDHIDFVHNESHLQLVLDAIASCPKQTTYFVPEGK, encoded by the coding sequence ATGCTGACTGAAAAAGGTGTTCATTTTTTGGCTATTGAAGGCGTCATCGGCGTCGGCAAGTCCTCCCTTGCGCAGATCATCGCAGAACGCTGGAAGGCTGTGCTTATCGAGGAAAACTTCGCCGAGAATCCCTTCCTGGAAAAGTTTTATCAGAATAAGGAAGCTTACGCCTTCCAGACCCAGCTGTTCTTCCTGCTGGATCGACATAAGCAGCTGCAGAACTCCGCCTTGCAGAGCGACCTGTTCCACGACCTGCTGGTCAGCGATTATACTTACGAAAAGGACCAGATTTTTGCAGCACAGAACCTGCAGGAAAGCGAATACGCCATGTACGAACAGGTGGCAAATACCTTGAATAAGGGTGTTCCTCATCCGGACCTGGTTGTATACCTGCAGGCTAGCGTACCTACTTTACTTGACCGAATTCACGGTCGCGGTCGTGCCATGGAAAAGTCCATCGAGGCGTCCTACCTGAAGGCCCTGATGGACCGCTACGATCATCATTTTTGGAATTATCCCTATGCGCCTGTCTTGATCATCAATACAGACCATATTGATTTTGTCCACAATGAATCTCACTTACAGCTTGTGCTGGATGCCATCGCATCTTGTCCCAAGCAGACGACTTATTTTGTTCCAGAAGGTAAATAA
- the panC gene encoding pantoate--beta-alanine ligase, whose translation MQVIKSIESLRQALKPLAAQGKTIGLVPTMGALHDGHGALIKASVKECDVTVVSVFLNPIQFGKNEDLDKYPKRLEADAKLAENIGADFVFAPSVDEMYPDGDPLTMVRDETLESMYCGSYRPGHFRGVLTVVSKLFLITKADHAYFGEKDYQQVFLIERMVKDLNFDIQIHRVKIVRESSGLALSSRNEYLTEEERVRSLGISAGLKLAKDAYEVGERSVVRIRDLVVKSILANRGQVQFVEVVNQKDLQKFNGMLKNEDKVVILVAAFFGKTRLIDNIELN comes from the coding sequence ATGCAAGTTATTAAGTCTATCGAATCCTTACGCCAAGCTCTGAAGCCGTTAGCTGCTCAGGGTAAGACGATCGGTCTTGTGCCTACCATGGGTGCTCTTCACGATGGTCACGGTGCCTTGATCAAGGCTTCTGTAAAGGAATGCGATGTCACCGTGGTCAGTGTGTTTCTGAACCCGATCCAGTTCGGTAAGAACGAAGATCTGGATAAGTATCCGAAGCGCCTGGAAGCTGACGCCAAGTTGGCTGAAAATATCGGTGCAGACTTTGTCTTTGCTCCCTCCGTCGATGAAATGTATCCCGATGGAGACCCGCTGACCATGGTCCGCGACGAAACGCTTGAGAGCATGTATTGCGGTTCCTATCGCCCGGGACATTTCCGTGGCGTTCTTACCGTTGTTTCTAAGCTGTTCCTGATTACCAAGGCTGATCATGCTTATTTTGGCGAGAAGGATTACCAGCAGGTGTTCCTAATCGAACGTATGGTGAAGGACCTGAACTTCGATATTCAGATTCACCGCGTAAAGATTGTTCGTGAAAGTTCTGGCCTTGCACTTTCTAGCCGTAACGAATACTTGACTGAAGAAGAACGTGTACGTTCTCTGGGTATTAGCGCTGGCCTGAAGTTGGCTAAGGATGCTTACGAAGTGGGTGAACGTAGTGTGGTCCGCATTCGTGATCTGGTGGTCAAGTCCATTCTCGCTAATCGCGGACAGGTCCAGTTTGTGGAAGTGGTGAATCAGAAGGATTTGCAGAAGTTCAACGGCATGCTCAAGAATGAGGATAAGGTTGTAATCCTGGTGGCAGCCTTCTTCGGGAAGACTCGCCTCATCGATAACATCGAGCTGAACTGA
- the proC gene encoding pyrroline-5-carboxylate reductase has protein sequence MVNKIFFAGTGNMGGAILRGLLQAGNDPKSIFFFDPSDKAAAEVTALGCVRVKNFAEGVKKADVTFLCVKPQIFKLVATEWKNAVKAIKTSKTFISIMAGVTRKALTDVLGTKNQVLRVMPNLPLTVGKGSVGLATDGVTEETLATAEKIFGNIGVTCRVAESLMDAVTGLSGSAPAYVFEFIEALTRGGVKAGLTRDVALKLALGTIEGSVELVKQSGKSPSDLCAMVCSPAGTTIAGIDALEAGAFRSTVIKAVVAGTERSKELGK, from the coding sequence ATGGTTAATAAAATTTTCTTCGCTGGCACCGGCAACATGGGCGGTGCAATTCTTCGCGGCCTTCTTCAGGCTGGTAACGACCCCAAGTCCATTTTCTTCTTTGACCCCAGCGATAAGGCTGCTGCCGAAGTAACTGCTCTCGGTTGCGTTCGCGTGAAGAACTTCGCCGAAGGCGTCAAGAAGGCAGACGTTACTTTCCTTTGCGTCAAGCCCCAGATCTTTAAGCTGGTCGCCACCGAATGGAAGAACGCTGTCAAGGCAATCAAGACTTCCAAGACTTTCATCAGCATTATGGCTGGCGTAACCCGCAAGGCTCTTACCGACGTTTTGGGCACCAAGAACCAGGTTCTCCGCGTCATGCCCAACCTCCCCCTCACTGTGGGCAAGGGTTCCGTAGGTCTCGCAACTGACGGTGTAACCGAAGAAACTTTGGCAACTGCAGAAAAGATCTTTGGCAACATCGGCGTTACCTGCCGCGTTGCAGAAAGCCTCATGGACGCTGTTACCGGTCTTTCCGGCAGCGCTCCGGCTTACGTATTCGAATTCATCGAAGCTCTTACCCGCGGCGGCGTTAAGGCAGGCCTTACCCGCGATGTAGCTTTGAAGCTGGCCCTCGGCACCATCGAGGGTAGCGTGGAACTGGTAAAGCAGTCCGGCAAGAGCCCCAGCGACTTGTGCGCAATGGTCTGCTCTCCTGCAGGCACCACTATCGCAGGCATCGACGCCCTGGAAGCAGGCGCTTTCCGCAGCACCGTCATCAAGGCTGTAGTTGCAGGCACCGAACGCAGTAAGGAACTGGGCAAGTAA
- the rho gene encoding transcription termination factor Rho, whose translation MATTKKTKTTHLADQESTGIEVPAELAVNIDAPAEQEVQAKPAKRTAKPKGEKKAEDKKSKKHAAEEVMANAAEAPAPSAEIVEAPKAETAVEVTENQPAEKVQKNPSEGAVPAEGAEATANNAETNNSEANNSEASEGDGQQNNRNQQNGRFNKFDKKNKFNKFDKNNRNNNNNNRPQQQEEEDPTPLPEPDSEAWCKARDCWAKYRKMTMSDLQELASQKENVDFRRYRKQSLGLLLQSLENENNIVYAEGLLEVTPQGHGFLRNTEFNYQQGPDDVYVSQNLIRRFGLKVGDTVAGLARPPREGDKFYALRRVDKVNFDDPEKIKRRVAFEYLTPIHPNEKIRLEHDSEELTTRVMDLFSPIGKGQRSIILAPPRTGKTILLQNMTRAIAVNHPEVIIMVLLIDERPEEVTEMREIVGKLVEKNPALKAEVVASTFDEPPDHHARVATMVLEKAKRLVEQQKDVVVLLDSITRFARANNVVIPHSGKILSGGVDAMAMQFPKKFFGAARKIADKLGDFKKDSNGQVIQTIFGEPVREVIQKNGSLTIIGTALIETGSRMDEVIFEEFKGTGNMELVLDRRLAEKRTWPAIDIFKSGTRKEDRLLSLREQDIIWSVRQGMQNDTENGVMDKMIKWMKQYKTNDDLLEFLRKAKDSVR comes from the coding sequence GTGGCGACCACAAAGAAAACCAAGACGACTCATTTGGCCGATCAGGAATCTACCGGAATAGAAGTACCCGCAGAACTGGCAGTAAATATCGACGCCCCTGCAGAACAGGAAGTCCAGGCAAAGCCGGCTAAGCGCACTGCAAAGCCCAAGGGCGAAAAGAAAGCCGAAGATAAAAAGTCAAAGAAGCATGCCGCCGAAGAAGTGATGGCAAATGCTGCAGAAGCCCCCGCCCCCAGCGCTGAAATTGTCGAAGCCCCCAAGGCAGAAACCGCTGTAGAAGTTACAGAAAATCAGCCCGCAGAAAAGGTCCAGAAGAACCCTTCCGAAGGCGCTGTCCCTGCAGAAGGCGCCGAAGCCACCGCAAACAATGCTGAAACAAATAATAGCGAAGCAAACAACAGCGAAGCTTCCGAAGGCGATGGTCAGCAAAATAATCGCAACCAGCAGAACGGTCGTTTCAACAAGTTTGACAAGAAGAACAAGTTTAATAAGTTCGACAAGAACAATCGCAACAACAACAATAACAACCGTCCCCAGCAGCAGGAAGAAGAAGACCCCACTCCGCTGCCGGAACCGGATTCCGAAGCCTGGTGCAAGGCTCGCGATTGTTGGGCCAAGTACCGCAAGATGACCATGAGCGACTTGCAGGAACTGGCTAGCCAGAAGGAAAACGTTGACTTCCGCCGTTACCGCAAGCAGTCCCTGGGTCTCTTGCTCCAGAGTCTGGAAAACGAAAACAACATCGTTTACGCCGAAGGCCTTCTGGAAGTCACTCCCCAGGGTCACGGCTTCCTCCGCAATACCGAATTTAACTACCAGCAGGGTCCCGATGACGTTTACGTCAGCCAGAACCTGATTCGCCGTTTTGGCCTGAAGGTGGGTGACACCGTTGCAGGTCTTGCACGCCCGCCCCGCGAAGGCGACAAGTTCTACGCCCTGCGCCGTGTAGACAAAGTAAATTTTGACGATCCCGAAAAGATCAAGCGTCGCGTAGCATTCGAATACTTGACTCCGATTCACCCCAACGAAAAGATTCGCCTGGAACATGATTCGGAAGAATTGACTACCCGCGTCATGGATTTGTTCAGCCCCATCGGTAAGGGTCAGCGTTCCATTATTCTCGCTCCTCCCCGTACCGGTAAGACCATTCTTCTCCAGAACATGACTCGCGCCATCGCCGTAAACCATCCTGAAGTAATCATCATGGTACTCCTCATCGACGAACGCCCGGAAGAAGTGACTGAAATGCGCGAAATCGTGGGTAAGCTTGTTGAAAAGAATCCGGCTTTGAAGGCTGAAGTGGTAGCATCCACTTTCGATGAACCTCCTGACCATCACGCCCGTGTGGCCACCATGGTTCTGGAAAAGGCCAAGCGCCTGGTAGAACAGCAGAAGGATGTGGTGGTTCTCTTGGATTCCATTACCCGTTTTGCTCGTGCCAACAACGTGGTGATTCCCCACTCCGGCAAGATTCTTTCTGGTGGTGTGGACGCCATGGCCATGCAGTTCCCCAAGAAGTTCTTCGGCGCCGCCCGTAAGATCGCAGACAAGCTCGGGGACTTCAAGAAGGATTCCAATGGTCAGGTCATTCAGACCATTTTCGGCGAGCCCGTTCGTGAAGTGATTCAGAAGAACGGTTCCCTCACCATTATCGGTACCGCCTTGATTGAAACCGGTAGCCGCATGGACGAAGTGATCTTCGAAGAATTCAAGGGCACCGGCAACATGGAACTGGTTCTTGACCGCCGTCTGGCAGAAAAGCGCACCTGGCCCGCTATCGACATCTTTAAGTCCGGTACCCGTAAGGAAGACCGCTTGCTCAGCCTCCGCGAACAGGACATTATCTGGAGCGTTCGTCAGGGCATGCAGAACGATACCGAAAACGGCGTTATGGATAAGATGATCAAGTGGATGAAGCAGTACAAGACCAACGATGATCTGCTGGAATTCCTCCGCAAGGCAAAGGACAGCGTGAGGTAA
- a CDS encoding CHASE2 domain-containing protein, whose amino-acid sequence MKVKLSKQVKKVLSGIIGSSIVVVLLIVFGSSQNDMTGSIRNGAEALENLLYDQFSKRITNTNLDEALDGDYELTDGTSSTGSAKIKLANNYDPNILIVDIDEPALAKLGPYNEWDRFIHADVVKNLNNGGASAIGFDIMFKTADFGKLKTQQVRELLHDVNDTENWDSLDSRIRSYYNYDSMLVSSVAEGGVSIVCDMFDDSKAYKFESQWRPLSTEARAAEVGYGSTFELSQADKPDNIEAKDLLDNVFPELANAGARLGSVNAYPDNDGVVRRISMLYRFPNPDIFPEADTKIYSTMSLMTILHLFHQDPKKVEIKMGKYINLGKPFGIYKDQKGEMHTTYPNFSYPMFLELKKRLAEKDIKKKATLDFQDISSKIIATKLEEGNVNFEIFEGQVLSDELSRVLPDVTPEMLKKVNDGEEVTVHEGFTLKQDEDGPNRYVLTDEDNEDEAIITDYIVNTLHYFKDSLQNIPVNKPIHLSLDMDLHYSKVKKAWMSNIAILSDYVIREIQAINEKEITSLKPGEELRFGREKKIPINKYGSFRVNYKGKYNTDEPKRTFQHLSYYDVTKNRIDPGLYQGKIFILGSAAPALFDFVHTSHEENYPAVLIHATIIKNILEDDYLVVMDDYRQAIIIIFLALLCVIFGLYFKGYVSALISILIMSAYIFVAYQYFGHGLYIGVSRQLLTVIFINIITLVVQFYFENREKKFINNVFKQYISPELIDNMVNNEIMPTLGGEKSHISAYFTDIASFSTFSEKIGDPSKLVTLLNEYLTGMTDTLLDNKGTLDKYEGDAIIAFFGAPMPLENHAQSACDAAVGMQRKLMLLRKTWASQGDMWPKVVHDMHMRIGINSGDIVTGNMGSNMRKNYTMMGDAVNLAARLESAAKQYGAYIQISEDTERMLETGRFIYRSLDTVRVVGKSLPVKTFEILERTRRADDEEINKLRIKPKRTDKDQERIRLLKATRCEPEQEEELLKLVKIWEEARKCYLEMKWDEAIELFTQCLDLEPHHPERDPGSKQCPSQVYIKRCQQYKINPPVAPGELWDGVFTATEK is encoded by the coding sequence ATGAAAGTCAAGTTGTCGAAACAAGTCAAGAAGGTTTTGTCCGGTATCATCGGCTCCTCCATTGTGGTGGTTTTGCTGATTGTTTTTGGAAGTTCCCAAAACGATATGACCGGATCCATCCGAAACGGAGCGGAAGCTCTCGAGAACCTTTTGTACGACCAGTTTTCGAAACGCATTACCAACACCAATCTAGATGAAGCCCTGGATGGCGATTACGAACTTACCGATGGCACATCCTCTACAGGTAGCGCCAAAATCAAGCTAGCCAACAATTACGACCCCAACATTCTGATTGTCGATATTGACGAACCTGCCCTTGCAAAACTGGGTCCCTACAACGAATGGGACCGATTTATCCATGCCGACGTAGTCAAGAACTTGAATAATGGCGGTGCATCTGCAATCGGCTTCGATATTATGTTTAAAACGGCGGACTTCGGAAAGCTGAAGACCCAGCAGGTACGAGAACTCCTGCACGACGTAAACGATACGGAAAACTGGGACTCCCTGGACTCCAGAATTCGCTCTTATTATAACTACGACTCCATGCTGGTATCCTCCGTTGCAGAAGGTGGCGTGTCCATCGTATGCGACATGTTTGACGATTCCAAGGCATACAAGTTTGAATCCCAATGGCGCCCCCTCAGTACAGAAGCTCGCGCTGCCGAAGTGGGTTACGGTTCCACCTTTGAATTAAGCCAGGCGGACAAGCCGGATAACATCGAAGCAAAGGACCTGCTGGATAACGTTTTCCCCGAATTGGCCAACGCAGGCGCAAGACTGGGTTCCGTCAACGCCTATCCCGACAACGACGGTGTGGTCCGCCGCATTTCCATGCTTTACAGATTCCCCAATCCGGATATCTTCCCCGAGGCGGACACCAAGATTTATTCCACCATGTCCCTCATGACAATTCTCCACCTGTTCCATCAGGACCCGAAAAAGGTGGAAATCAAGATGGGAAAGTACATCAACCTGGGGAAGCCCTTCGGTATCTACAAGGACCAGAAGGGAGAGATGCACACCACCTATCCCAACTTCAGTTACCCCATGTTCCTGGAGTTGAAGAAACGTCTTGCCGAAAAAGACATCAAGAAAAAAGCAACGCTTGACTTCCAGGATATTTCCTCCAAGATCATTGCCACCAAATTGGAAGAAGGGAACGTCAACTTCGAAATATTCGAAGGACAGGTTCTTTCCGACGAACTGTCCCGAGTACTCCCGGATGTGACACCTGAAATGCTTAAAAAGGTAAACGACGGCGAAGAAGTCACCGTCCATGAAGGTTTCACCTTGAAGCAGGATGAGGATGGTCCCAACCGTTACGTCCTTACGGATGAGGACAATGAAGACGAAGCCATTATTACGGACTACATCGTAAATACACTGCATTACTTCAAGGATTCCCTTCAGAATATCCCCGTCAACAAGCCCATCCATCTATCCCTGGACATGGACCTTCATTACAGCAAGGTCAAGAAAGCGTGGATGTCCAACATCGCCATTTTGTCGGACTACGTCATTCGCGAAATTCAGGCCATCAACGAAAAAGAAATCACGTCCCTGAAGCCCGGTGAAGAACTTCGCTTTGGCCGCGAAAAGAAAATTCCCATCAATAAGTACGGAAGTTTCCGAGTCAACTATAAGGGCAAGTACAACACAGACGAACCCAAGAGAACTTTCCAGCATCTTTCTTATTACGACGTCACCAAGAACCGCATTGACCCCGGTCTCTATCAAGGAAAAATCTTCATTCTAGGTTCTGCAGCACCGGCTCTATTCGACTTTGTGCACACCTCCCACGAAGAAAACTACCCCGCCGTGTTGATTCACGCCACCATCATCAAGAACATCCTAGAAGATGATTATCTGGTGGTAATGGATGACTACAGACAGGCAATCATCATCATATTCCTGGCCCTGCTCTGCGTTATCTTCGGTCTTTATTTCAAGGGATACGTTTCTGCCCTCATTTCCATTTTGATCATGAGCGCCTACATCTTTGTTGCCTACCAGTACTTTGGTCACGGCCTTTACATCGGCGTTTCCAGACAGTTACTCACGGTCATCTTTATTAACATCATCACATTGGTCGTTCAGTTCTATTTTGAAAATCGAGAAAAGAAGTTCATCAACAACGTGTTTAAACAGTACATCTCCCCGGAACTGATTGACAACATGGTGAACAACGAAATTATGCCCACGCTCGGTGGTGAAAAGTCTCACATATCCGCCTACTTTACTGACATTGCAAGTTTCTCTACCTTCTCCGAAAAAATTGGCGACCCGAGTAAACTGGTTACGTTGTTAAATGAATATTTGACTGGAATGACAGACACCCTGCTGGACAACAAGGGCACCCTGGACAAATACGAAGGTGACGCCATCATCGCATTCTTCGGCGCCCCGATGCCCTTGGAAAACCACGCCCAGAGCGCCTGTGATGCAGCAGTCGGCATGCAGAGAAAACTCATGCTGCTCCGTAAGACCTGGGCAAGCCAGGGAGACATGTGGCCCAAGGTTGTTCACGACATGCACATGAGAATCGGTATCAACTCCGGCGACATCGTGACGGGAAACATGGGTTCCAACATGCGTAAGAACTACACCATGATGGGTGACGCGGTGAACCTGGCCGCACGTCTCGAAAGTGCTGCCAAGCAATACGGCGCCTACATTCAAATAAGTGAAGACACCGAACGAATGCTGGAAACAGGAAGGTTCATTTACCGTTCCCTGGATACCGTCCGTGTTGTGGGTAAGAGCCTCCCCGTTAAGACCTTTGAAATTCTGGAACGTACCAGACGTGCCGATGACGAAGAAATCAACAAACTTCGTATCAAGCCCAAGCGTACGGACAAGGACCAGGAAAGAATTAGATTGCTTAAGGCCACAAGATGCGAACCCGAACAGGAAGAAGAACTCCTGAAGCTGGTGAAAATCTGGGAAGAAGCCCGCAAGTGCTATCTGGAAATGAAGTGGGACGAAGCAATCGAACTCTTCACCCAATGCCTAGACCTGGAACCCCACCATCCCGAAAGAGACCCCGGCAGCAAGCAGTGTCCCTCACAGGTATACATCAAGCGTTGTCAGCAGTACAAGATCAACCCGCCCGTAGCCCCCGGCGAACTCTGGGACGGCGTATTCACCGCTACTGAGAAGTAA